Below is a genomic region from Parasegetibacter sp. NRK P23.
ATGCCTACAATTGAAAATAAAAACCTCATCCCCTTCGAAAAATACCTAATCTAAAAACCCGTTGCACCTGCGAGGAAAGAAGCAGGCGTCGTTGCGAGAAATTAATAACACCCTCACACAAAATTCGTTCAAAAAAAAATCCCCACTGAAACGCAGCGGGGATACCATTCAATATACTTCACCAAGGATTACCCCAGGTATGCTTTCAACGCATTGGAGTAGCGTGCTTTCTGCAAACGCTTGATCGCCCTTTCCTTGATCTGGCGGATACGTTCTTTGGTAAGATCGTATTTCTGACCGATCTGCTCAATGGTAACACCATTTTCGCCGTCCAGACCGAAGTAGGCGTTCACGATTTCCGCTTCGCGTGGACTGAGTGATTTCAGTACGCGACGGATCTCATTGCGGAGAGAATCTTTCATCACATCGTCATCCGTATCATCACCACCTTCCAGCAGGTCACCCATAGCTACGTCTTCCGCTTCGTGCACGGGTGCATCGAGTGAAGTGTGGCGGCTGTTGCTCTGGAAAATATTGTTGATCTCGGTTTCGCTCATTTCCAGGATTTCAGCAAGTTCTTCAGTAGAAGGCTCACGCTCGTGCTCCTGTTCAAAAGCCATATAAGCTTTGTTCGCTTTGTTGTAGGTTCCGATCTTGTTTTGCGGAAGACGCACCAGACGTCCCTGTTCGGCCAAAGCCTGCAGGATAGACTGACGGATCCACCATACCGCGTAAGAAATGAATTTAAAGCCCTTTGTTTCATCGAAACGCTGGGCAGCTTTGATCAGACCGAGGTTACCTTCATTGATCAGGTCACTC
It encodes:
- a CDS encoding RNA polymerase sigma factor RpoD/SigA is translated as MRQLKIATQITNRDSQAVEKYLQEISKIPMITPEEETILAQRIKMGDQKALDKLVQANLRFVVSVAKQYQHQGLSLSDLINEGNLGLIKAAQRFDETKGFKFISYAVWWIRQSILQALAEQGRLVRLPQNKIGTYNKANKAYMAFEQEHEREPSTEELAEILEMSETEINNIFQSNSRHTSLDAPVHEAEDVAMGDLLEGGDDTDDDVMKDSLRNEIRRVLKSLSPREAEIVNAYFGLDGENGVTIEQIGQKYDLTKERIRQIKERAIKRLQKARYSNALKAYLG